Genomic DNA from Thermosipho ferrireducens:
TAAGAATACACCAAACAATGCGGAAACTTTGTCTTCCATAATATATCCTGCTAACAGAAATAAACTTGCCGAAAAGAAATATCTCAAAGAAAATCCCTTAAGAATTTTTCGCTTTTTCGAAATTTCTCTGTAATTCAGATTAATTATATCCCTATATAAAGAATATATGTATAAAAACGCACCAATTGTTCCGATGATGTAACCGAAACTAAAACTTTTATTAGAAATAACAATACTACTTCCCACAACAAACAATGCTATCATAAATGTGGTGAAATACATCTTTTTCAAAACATCATTTATCATATTTTTCAACTTCCTTTAAAAGTTGTCGGATTCCGTTATATATTCCTGAAATGGCTCCTAAAAATAGAAATATGATAACAAAGATCTTTTCGGTTTTGAATAAGTGATCTAAAAGTTTTCCTATAAAGAATCCTACAATTATATTTCCCGCAACAGATGCGCCAAATATAGTTATTAAATTTAATTTTAGTAATTCTTTCCCCAGATTTTTTGATTTTTTATTCATACTATGAATATATCTTTTGATAAACTACTTAAAACGTCACACCCATCATTTTTTACCAGAACATTATCTTCTATTCTTATTCCAAATTCATTTGAAATATAGATACCAGGTTCTACTGTTACTATAGAATTATGTGGTAATGGATGTTCATTATTTATACTTAAACCAGGTTCTTCGTGTACTTCAAGTCCTATTCCATGTCCAAGGGAATGTCCGAAATTGTTTCCAAAACCCTTTTCTATGATATAGTTTCTTGCTATTGAGTCTATTTCTTTACCAGTCATTCCGGCTTTTATTTTTGAAATAGCTTTTTCCTGGGCATTAACAACTATTTGATGGACTTCTTTAACTTTTTCAGATGGTTCACCTATACAAAATACCCTTGTCAAATCACTAACATACCCTTTGTAAAAAGCTCCCCAGTCAACTACTACAGGTTCACCTTTGTTTATTTCTTTATCGCTTGCTATTCCATGTGGTAAAGCCCCTCGCCAGCCAGAGGCAACTATAGTATCAAACGCAGCTTTTTCAGCACCTAAAAGTTTCATCTGATACTCTAAATAAGCAGAGAACTCTTTTTCAGTAATTCCAGGTTTAACAATTTCTAACGTCTTTTTAAATGCCTCTTCAGCAATATAAACAGCTTTTTTTATATTTTCAATTTCTTGAGAACTTTTTATTGAACGTGCTTTTATTACATCTTTTGAGATGTCAACGAAAGTTCCGTTAAATTTTTTCTGAAGCTGTTCAAAAATTGAAGCTGAAATTCTATTTTTTTCAATACCAACTTTTTTTGCCCCTATTTTTTCGAGCATCTCTGAAACAAGATCTAAAAACTTTTTTTCTTTGGTTAGCTTTACAAGGTCAAAATTAGTTTCAAGCTTGACCTGTTCCCAATACCGGGAATCAGTGATTATCATTTGCACACCTTTGCCAAATATGATTCCCGAGAAGCTGCCACTGAATCCAGAGAAAAATCGCGTAGAAGGTGAATTTGAATTTTCTATGTTTATAATCAATATATTGTCCAGAGAGTGTTCGTCAAGAATCATGTGCAAATTTTTCATAAATTCTCTCCTTTCCTGATTGTATAGAATTCTTTGTTCTGGTGTGCCTGGCGGGAATTGAACCCGCAACCTCTGGATCCGGAGTCCAGTGCTCTATCCAATTGAGCTACAGGCACACACCCCAGAGTTTTTTATACCTTTATAATTATACCATTTTCGGAAATATGATTGTAAAAATCTTTTATAAGAAAATCCTTGCGTAAAACAATAATATCAAATTTTTTGTCTATTGATTTCAGGCTTTTTATTACCAGATTTTGTTTCTTATAATGGGCAAGGGCTATTGAGTGATTTTTTGTTAATGCTATGCATTTTTTAACGTTTATTGCTGGAGGCGTTTCTACATAAAGAATATTGCTTTCAAAAAGTTTGATATTTAATGGTTTGACAATTAAGAGCTTTTGTGCAACTTCTGGATTTTGAATATAATCTAAAAAAATCTGCCGGGCGCTAAACGCATCATCATCTTTAATTCCATAAGATTTGGCCATTCTGGAGGTTAATCTTTCGTCGTATAGATAAACTTCAAAGCCTTTTTTAACGAGTTTTTCTCCAAATTTGAGAACTTTGAAAGTTTGAGATGAATAATTACCACTCATTGAAAGCGGCAATCCTAAAACTATAGTCTTACCGGATTTAATAATATCATTGATTTTTTCGGTTTTTACAACCCCGCTTTTTCTAATAAATTGTGATCCAATTGCATAGCCACATTTTCTGGTGCCGTAATCTATTGTTATTATCAACAAGCATCCCCCTAAATTTGCAAATATACATCGTATAGATATCTTTCTTCGATCATTTTATAAATGTCTTTTATATTGGCATTTAGGAGCATCATAGTGTATTTTTCAAAATATGGTAATTCTATCTCCCGCTC
This window encodes:
- a CDS encoding ATPase; its protein translation is MINDVLKKMYFTTFMIALFVVGSSIVISNKSFSFGYIIGTIGAFLYIYSLYRDIINLNYREISKKRKILKGFSLRYFFSASLFLLAGYIMEDKVSALFGVFLGLINVKISAYIVGLFYGGDQREKKG
- a CDS encoding AtpZ/AtpI family protein; translation: MNKKSKNLGKELLKLNLITIFGASVAGNIIVGFFIGKLLDHLFKTEKIFVIIFLFLGAISGIYNGIRQLLKEVEKYDK
- a CDS encoding aminopeptidase P family protein yields the protein MKNLHMILDEHSLDNILIINIENSNSPSTRFFSGFSGSFSGIIFGKGVQMIITDSRYWEQVKLETNFDLVKLTKEKKFLDLVSEMLEKIGAKKVGIEKNRISASIFEQLQKKFNGTFVDISKDVIKARSIKSSQEIENIKKAVYIAEEAFKKTLEIVKPGITEKEFSAYLEYQMKLLGAEKAAFDTIVASGWRGALPHGIASDKEINKGEPVVVDWGAFYKGYVSDLTRVFCIGEPSEKVKEVHQIVVNAQEKAISKIKAGMTGKEIDSIARNYIIEKGFGNNFGHSLGHGIGLEVHEEPGLSINNEHPLPHNSIVTVEPGIYISNEFGIRIEDNVLVKNDGCDVLSSLSKDIFIV
- a CDS encoding RuvX/YqgF family protein — encoded protein: MIITIDYGTRKCGYAIGSQFIRKSGVVKTEKINDIIKSGKTIVLGLPLSMSGNYSSQTFKVLKFGEKLVKKGFEVYLYDERLTSRMAKSYGIKDDDAFSARQIFLDYIQNPEVAQKLLIVKPLNIKLFESNILYVETPPAINVKKCIALTKNHSIALAHYKKQNLVIKSLKSIDKKFDIIVLRKDFLIKDFYNHISENGIIIKV